Genomic window (Vigna radiata var. radiata cultivar VC1973A chromosome 1, Vradiata_ver6, whole genome shotgun sequence):
ATTCTTAACATATTTTCTCTTAagacatttatataaaaaagaacctctgaaaaatatttccttttttctattttcaaaactaatattgaaaattggaaattaatttaaaaataatgtaaccATTTGGAAAAATTCATAGTAAAAAACACAAATTAGAAAGACCAAATAAAGGGGTCCAAACTAATATCATAGTGTGAGAAACCATAATTCCTCTTCATCTCAAGGGAAAAGGCAGCAGACACCaatggatttaaaatttattaaaaattcttaaataaaaattataaacgtccatatttttatattttttaataaataatatcattcaATAACAGTTGTATCAAAAAAATACTACTCTCATTTGTATTCATTCTTTATGTcagcaattttaatttttgtctatGTATTTTTGCTGAGGCCAAGGTGAAACTTGTTCATCATGCATAGGTTTAGACACCGTGTCTGATCTACGTGTCATAACCAAGCAACTCTACTTTTCTATATAACTCACCCTTCTTCTCCCCCACAGACACACCAGCAAGAAATCTTTCATTTGCATCTCTTTTTAGTTCTCCTTTTCATTATTTCTATTGCTATTCTGTTTTAAACTTCTCTCTCAGCCATGAGTGATAACACACAAGAAGCACAAGAATACCTAGTTGAAGTCCTGGCAACAACCACTCAAGAAACCGTTGTTACCCCACTCGACAATGTTGTTACCCCACTTGACAACACATCCTCAAAAAATGTGTGTTAGtgaatgtttaattatttatgctGCTGGCCATGATTAATTTTGCTCATGCAACATCATGATTAATATTGTTTCCTTCAACTCTGTTTATGCATGACTGTGATtgatttatttacttttcccTGTGATTGAAAACAGGTGTCAGgtgaaaagaagaagattgtGGGAGTGTTCTACAAGGGGAATGAGTATGCAAAACTGAATCCTGATTTTGTCGGGTGTGTTGAAGGAGCATTGGGTATACGCCAGTGGCTGGAATCCCAGGGCCATCAGTATATTGTCACTGATGACAAAGCAGGATCAGATTCTGGTTAATAACTTGCTAATCGATTCAagtttatagtttatatatCTTGAGATTTGAGTGTTGCTTGATGAATCAGTCCGTGACCAATTTCcatgtgttattattattattttattaaaaatatggtgATGTATCATGTGAAGATAAGCATGTCTCATAATTTTTTCTGAAACATCATGGTAATCAACACCATGATATGTTGGAAAGTGAATGCAGTTTTCTCTTAAAGTTTATAATTGCTTGAACTTATGgctatttattgttttttctgtTGCAGAACTTGAGAGAAATCTTTCTGATGCACATGTTATCATATCTACTCCATTTCATCCTGCCTATGTCACTGCtgaaagaataaagaaagcCAAAAATTTAGAATTGCTTTTGACTGCTGGGATTGGTTCAGATCACATTGATCTCAAGGCTGCAGCTGCGGCTGGTATAACTGTGGCAGAGGTCACAGGAAGCAATGTGGTGTCAGTTGCTGAGGATGAACTCATGAGAATCCTCATTCTAATTAGGAATTTCCTTCCAGGGTACCATCAGGCTGTTAATGGGGAATGGAATGTTGCTGGCATTGCTTACAGAGCTTATGATCTTGAAGGCAAGACAGTAGGAACCGTAGGTGCCGGACGAATTGGGAAGCTTTTACTCCAAAGGTTGAAACCTTTTAACTGTAATCTTCTGTATTTTGATCGGATTAGGATGGACCCTGGATTGGAGAAAGAGATAGGAGCAAAGTTTGAGGAGGACCTTGATGCCATGCTTCCAAAGTGTGATGTTATTGTTATCAACACACCTCTTACTGAGCAGACAAGGTATACTTTCAATATCTCagtcaaaacaaaaatcatttcaCTCTTGAAATCTCAagcaatttattattttcactcGAGTGCTATTCGTTGAAACATAAGATCTGGatgaatatttaaattcttttagcATTTTCTAGTTAGGAGTAGTGACCAGTGATTTTTGTGATACAGGGGATTGTTTGACAAAGATAAAATTTCCAAGTGCAAGAAAGGTGTCTTGATTGTTAACAATGCTAGAGGGGCTATTATGGACACCCAAGCAGTTGCTGATGCTTGTTCAAATGGTCACGTGGCAGGTAATTCTAAAACCAGTTCACAGTAGCAAAACAAGAAAACTAGTATTGTAAGTTGATGATATTCTAACACATTAATGGTtcttatatgtgtatataatatcaaattatcaACAATTGATTCTTTTACCAAATTACTTATGTTACTCTGGAAAGTGGAAAGAAAGTAAGTTATGTTATGTCCCCAAGTGACAACCTTTTGGGGATAGTTATTCATGACAATATTATCTGAAAAGCAGACAATTTAGATTGTGGTTGGTTACTATTCTTTGTTGAATTGTCTTCTCTAATTAAACTTTGATCCCTTTCCAAATCTCTTAATTGTACAGGTTACAGTGGTGATGTTTGGTTCCCACAACCAGCTCCAAAAGATCATCCATGGCGCTACATGCCAAACCATGCCATGACTCCTCATGTTTCTGGCACTACCATAGATGCACAGGTATTTAAACTTTTGTCTATAGCATCAGCTTATCCTTATCCTTTTGTGTTCTTTCACTTGAATAACACTAAATGATAATAAACCAAACTTGTGAAGCTACGTTATGCTGCTGGTGTGAAAGACATGCTTGATAGGCACTTCAGGGGTGAAGACTTTCCAGAGCAGAACTACATTGTGAAGGAGGGTCAACTTGCAAGCCAATATCGGTGAAGGGTATCAATGTGGTCTTAGAAACTTCCATTTCTAAGGCCAACAATGGAAGAGCAAATAAAGATTCAGAGATCACTTTGATTTTGCGATGTActtgtttttgttgaatttgaactACTTTAATTAATCTCAAATAAAATTGCAAGGAACTCTATGTTCCATGCATGGATCTTGTGTTTTTCGAATTTAAATGTGCTGCTTGAAATTAGTACTTATTTGCATGCACTAGAATCAAAATCCTATTAGTCTTTTctgtttactttttattttcttaacttaaCTTTTACTACACTttgttttttaagtttcaaataaGGTTTAAAACAATATACTTTCAGGATTTGCCACAGtcaaaatcattaattatttgaagatattgaaaattgaagatcatattatctttttatctattttatattcGACATCTAATAGCAACAATAATGATAAGTTTAATTTAACCACATCAttataagacaaaaaaaaaaaacagagttaTCATTTCAATTaatactattaaataaattatttatagttttacattttttccaCAAATGTTTGAtaagatttcattttaataaatattttgaagtaatttatctttaaatagtGTTTGATTTATATTGATGTTGGTACTGTATGTTTCTATGATATTACCGTAAATAAAGTACCTTTCTCATCTTGTTAATGCTTTTGTAAAGTTAGTAATTTGggttatgaattttttttacttgacatatatatatatatatatatatatatatatatatatatataaaatgaattaattatatatcatttgtttaaaaaatatgaaatgccatgaaacttttttttatggCTTACCATATAGCACATTGTTTGAGTGCTAATTATGCAAttgtatcaaataataaaaaacaagagtTTTCTGTTTTGGAATAAATATGGCTTTAGTACACAATTTTAAAGAATATCTATATCAAATTGGTTCAAAACAAGAAAGAAGGTGATTtgattaattgatattttaaaatgattagaatgtgctttgattaaaaaaatcacttgTTTACTTTTTGTGAATTAGGCAACACCTTTTCCATATTAATTTGGTACATTAAAATTTGTAGAAGTGCTTTGCAAACTCTATCCCAAACACAAGACAGCTTCTTGTGTTATAAAACCCTTCCTTAGATCTTTCTTTTAATCACATTgttaaacaacaacaacaaaaaatatgcatcaatatattattgttgTGCATGTTGGTGATTTACTTTGAAATGGTTGATGGTAGTGTTTATTTGGTTGGAGATGAAGGACCTTTAACGTCACTAATCGGCCTAAtggaaaggaaaatgatattttgacaccaatttttttgacaccaatttttttgacaccattttgacactacatacgtgtcaaaatgtggttggacgattttaaattaaaaaaaaaactttggtttttttctttcaaatatgtctttgcctcagtttttttaatttgaaatcgtccaaccacgttttgacacgtgtgcagtgtcaaaatagtgtcaaaaattgatgtcaaaatatcattttcctaatgGAAAGCAATTTAGGGCTGGAGAATAAACTAGGTTGGTatcctattttttaatatttaattatcatatataaattttatgatacaatattttttttctgtctgttttattttcaaattttcaagttttataGGTTTTACTATAGCCAGTTTTGGcctttttatacattttatcatcatagtaataaaaaatattgttttgaaaaaaaaaaagtgataaagcAACACAACTTTTATGTACACTCCAGTAAACATATCCTATGAATAAAatgagtaaatttttttaaagtataatggTAAAATGCATTTAAGTGATAAAACTTATGTTTAatagttattttgttttaataactacgacaatttttaaaatttttcacttattttaaatgtttttttttatctagtttTTAAGTAGTAGACTGATTTCTACattagtaaattaaaaattaacatttatattaatattatatatttttaaatagtattttgCATAAAATTTTCTTCGTAAAGTTtacaaaaaataacattatgcatccattgaatattttattaatcattatATAGGAtactagaagaagaaaaaagtctatatatacatatatagagAGAAAGAGGATCTACTCTCTTAAAATGTGGAATAATTTAATCTTAAgccactattttattttaaattaactttcatattaattaaataacatataatttaattcttttctaaagaagatgaattctttaTCTACTATTTATTAgtatgtattttaataattacttaattataaaattcttttgatgaaaaatttagaCTTCGAACCATTTTAAAAGTCTTAGTTggtaaaatacatatattttaattatatatttatattataattattttaaaatgaaatataataatattataattagataATTGTCTACAATAATTTATTGATTCATTTCTTTATAGACAATTTTATAACgcataataaaacatatattataataatcttTTCCTAAAAgctatgaataaaaaatatatattcattaattattaaaaatattaaaaaaaataatattacttaatatttttaattaaaaaaattaaatatattcctATTCAATggcaataaatgaaaaattaaatatattcttattatgatttaatactgtaaaaaatactaaagaaatatatgttttgattaacattacattttaaatgaatattcaTGTATAGTTATATTATTAGctgaatagaaattaaaattatgtgttaaaaaattaataggaataaatataattttcattatttattatataatatataaataatagttaatattttaaataattaaaatttatatataaaaaatccaattgtaaatcattaaaatataaataaatattacagaAGATAATAATTTCAATGAACTTATAAACCGTATTTATTATAaggtaaatattatatatgtaaaataaatccaaatatatttagctataatattttcataattaattttgaaaagaattatGATGTAAGTATATCCAACATAAGataaagtgagaaaaaaatttgCGGAGTGTTCTATACAGGAAGTTGAATACGATCATGTCCTGTTATATACACTCTTGAATATCTTTGATCTTTTGGAACTGTGCATGTTTTGTATCCTATCTCGTCCACATTGTGCACTGAAGGATTGTAATTGAAAACTGCTcatacaaatcaattttgtaaaacAAACATTACATCAAATACTTCTTACCAAGATAAACAAACAGTTATACAATGATATTTCAAGTTGGCTCACTTGTCTATACTTCAAGTTGGATgagttttaatatataagatatttCAAGTTGGATCAGTTTTAATATATCGATGTTTCAAGTTggatttcttttaatatattgatGTTTCAAGTTggatttcttttaatatattgatGTTTCAAGTTGGATCACAATCAATACATCGATGTTTCAAGTTGGATCACAGTCAATATATCGATGTTTCAAGTTGGATCACNNNNNNNNNNNNNNNNNNNNNNNNNNNNNNNNNNNNNNNNNNNNNNNNNNNNNNNNNNNNNNNNNNNNNNNNNNNNNNNNNNNNNNNNNNNNNNNNNNNNNNNNNNNNNNNNNNNNNNNNNNNNNNNNNNNNNNNNNNNNNNNNNNNNNNGATCACAATCAATATATCGATGTTTCAAGTTGGATCACAATCAATATATCGATGTTTCAAGTTGGATCACAATCAATATATCGATGTTTCAAGTTagatatttcaaaatatctcatttataatatcatgataataatttataacacTTATACTCAATTGAAatcatttgaatttttcattaaaagaaacctTGGACACTCCGACACTAATAAAAGATAAGCATTTCATATGGAAAAATCAAGATTATAACCTAAAACTTTGAAGTAATATGTTTGTGAATCTTCTTATTACAAATTTAGAAATATGGATTTCGAGCTTAGTTTTTTATTCTGTCCTTTGTTTAgtcttcaaaatataattatgaacatgttttaaaatatattaaaaaccttCTTAATACATTAACTTAAAGTATATTTGAGAAATTTaatagaaagaaattaaaaaaaaaatgaataaaattcataaacacTTGATAAAAAATATGCAGAGAAAAAGCACTAACCGAGCACATCACCAGAAGCAATGTTCTTGTCCTTAGGCCAATCAGTAACATTAAAAGTCCAACATATATCCTCTGAGCAcgaaccatttttttttccaaccaCATAGGTTCTTGCATCGACCAAATCAGACAAAATCACCAACATACCTAAAACTACCATCATTGCTACTATGTTTCTTCCCTCACCCATTTTTTCAGATGTGTTATCACACTCTATTCTGCTTCATCTTTCAATCTTATTCACATTAAATAATTCtgatttattcttaattaatatttttattaaaatggtcagtCCATTAACTTTGTTCGCATTTTTCTTAAagacatataatataatatttcaatgcTACATTTACTTTCATCCGTCTCTCTCTTATATATAATGGCACTTTAAGATAAAAGTATGTGGTAATTAGAAATATTCTATCTTTATAATAACTATGAATACGTTTTTTTgggtaataaataaaaataaatgtagtatttgaatttataaattgttatatttattgttatgccataaagaattttaaattgcATTCGTTTGGATGGGATaagaatattgtttttatttccatgattttttttgaattgaaaCTTTGTCTTGAAACTGGAAAAGAGtaagattaattatatatttgttaatgaacatttatatatatatatatatatatatatatatatatatatatatatatgtttgtatgtatatattattgttatagaAATGTAAATATACGTATGCctttttgcatgttcatatatattttacgagaaaataaataattattttttaagttaatataactattttacggATTTTATCTCTCAacatttttatactattttatttaaatttaatatttaaaaattaaaatagttatatataataaaaaatatttttaaaataattaaaaattatttatatttacttttataagtatatatttttttgttatgtatatattttcCCTAGGTGTAAAATTTTCTAAGTAATATTTAGTGCATCAGTTTCTCTTTCCAccagtaaaaaaataattaaatgatatttcattttataaatgagtttataaatgatctttattaattttattaattaataaattattcccCATAagtataaagtaaataataccATCGTATTATAGtaactgaaataaataaataaaattatctcgCAAACTGAAATTGGAGAGAATAGTTTTTGTATCAGCATTGCTACAATCAAAGACTAAAACTGAAGTTAACAATACTTACATGTTTCTAACATCACCATGATAAAAAAACACAACTTGATAAGCACAACTGCCACCATTTTATTAGATATATCAAAgagatgaaagactaaactatGCTGGAATGATCGCAACTTTGGTTCTGTAATGAGCGGAAATAAGGAGTAGTAGAATGGGAAAAGGAAATAGAAGATAAAGATGAGTCACATGGCCAAATGACACCGTCTGCAAAAGGTAGTGGAAGACACAGACACGTGAGAGAGAATATACTGTTGAGACATTTTGTATATGAGGAAAGGATGGTAAAGGAGAAATTACAAttgtgggggggggggggcaaTGATTGGAAACTTCTCTCTCTGTATTCCTTCATTGCTAAGAGCTTTTTAGTATTGCAGCCTTTTTCGTTTTATATACGGTGATACCATTTGCACTCACAGGGAGAAATAATACTGGATTATACTACAAATTCTtggtgtattttttttttctgtgtttcaTATCACTGTTAATTGACATATAACAACTGGTGCTTTCATTGAACATGGTCGAGTCTTCTTCTTCAAATGACCTCAAGCAGATCTTGGAACTAATGCAGAAACGTGAACGAGAGCACGCGGCAAAGATGCAAGAACTCCGTAATGCCATGAAAGATTTGAAGGAGAACATGGCCCGTGGAGGAGCGAACTCACGCCATGCCTACGGACCATTTCAGGTCAGAAACGTCAAGCTGGATTTTCCGTGTTTTGATGGTTCGGACGTTTTacaatgaatatttaaaacggaGCAATTTTTCGAGTATTACGATACTCTAGATGAACAACGATTGACCATAGCAGCAATTCATTTTGAGAAAGAAGTAGTACCGTGGTATCAAATGATGCAAAGAAATAATCCCATCGTTTCTTGGAATACCCTGGTCCGCTCGTTAGAGTTGGAATTTGGCCCTTCACCCTTTGAATCCCCTAGAGCTACCTTGTTTAAACTCACCCAATCCACCTCTGTCAATGAGTATTATGTGCAATTTACAGCTTTGGCTAACAGGATCTATGGTCTTAGTAGTGAAGCCCTTCTCGATTGTTTTATTAGTGGTTGAAACCTAACATTCGTCGGGAGGTCATAGCTCAAGCACCAAACACGATACTCAAAGCCATTTCCTTAGCCCGCCCGTTTGAAGAGAAATACTCCTTCAAACCACGACCATACCCCCCAACACTTCCTGAAATAACAACCCAAACACCTCACCTACTACTACTCAATCTTATACCAATCCCTCACAACAACCACTTCTCCCTACCCCTAACCAACGACCTTTTCCCCAGACATTTCGACCCAACACCATTAAACGTCTGCCACCTGCGGAAATGCAATCATGCAGGCAAAAAGGGCTATGTTATACATGTGATGAACGGTTCACAACAAACCATAAGTACCCGAATCGTCAATATATCTTTCTCCAAGTTGAAtatgaggaggaggaggaacaGACTGAAACCGAAATTTTTGCCTTAGAACAGCACCTCGAACACCATCTTTCTCTTAATGCCTTCAAGGGTGTTGTCGGTATAGGAACTCTAATATTCCAGGGGTCATTACACGACATGACTATTCAGATATTGTTAGATAGTGGGAGTTCTGATAATTTCAGAAATGCCATGGAAATGCCATGTCTACCGAAGGAGACGTCATCACTACAAGTTCTGGTAGGCAATGGAAATGCCATGTCTACCGAAGGGGTCATCAAAGAAATCCAGGTTAAGGTGCAAGGCCATACACTTACACTTCCCGTGTACTTACTACCTGTTTCTGGTGCTGATTTGATATTAGGTGCTGCTTGGTTGGCTACTACCGGTCCCCACATTGCTGATTATCGTTCCCTATTGGTTGGCTACTGCAAGGTGAGCCCCCAACTCTGCCCAAACCAGCAGAGCTACATCAGATGCATAGGCTGTGCAAAACGGATGCTATTGCAGAGTTGTTTACCTTACAACTAACTCAACCTCAACCTCTCGAGGATGATGGATTTGTTATACCAGAGAATATGGAACCAGAAATTGCACTTCTTCTCCACACTTACAGAACGATATTTGCCACACCAAAGGGCCTTCCACCAAATAGATCTCAGAACCACTGCATTCCCCTCTTGCCAGATGTGAATGATGTGAGAGTACGACCATACAAATACCCTCATAGTCAGAAACAACAAATTGAAAGTATGGTGCACCAGATGTTGGCAGAAGGCATTATTACTCACAGCACCAACTCCTTCTCATCTCCAATTATTCTGGTAAGAAAGAAAGATGGCACTTGGAGATTTTGTACTGACTACAGGGCATTGAATGTTGTCACAATCAAAGACAGATTTCCTATCCCAACTGTGGAAGAATTACTAGATGAATTATTTGGTGCTAAATTCTTCTCTAAGTTGGATCTTCGATCAGGCTATGATAacagttgattttttttacgtgtttgtgtgtgtatattttgtgaacaaatcaactccttcatagcttttaccttgttttatcctcacgNNtagtgtgttttctagttttcttgtgttttatttagtatatgcttatttttacctctaatatctatgtttgagtgtgtgaaataaatagtgtgttttctagttttcttgtgttttatttagtatatgcttatttttacctctaatatctacgtttgagtgtgtgaaataaatgaatagaaagcaattctagtggaggaaaacatgcaagaactcaagggaatatgttttgggaccataaaagatcaatttgaagcaaatacccatttGGACGCCTTTGAAATCGCACAAGAGCCTGAATTTTGGAATGCTGTCAAAGTTGTCCGGGCTGGGTGCCCcagaagggcgctgggcgcccctgGCTGCTGTTTTTATCAGatttggcgcctgggcgcccctgggGGAATGATTGGgaatttcttcttctctctctatagTATTCCTTCATTGCTGAGAGCTTTCTAGTATTGCAGCCTTTTTCGTTTTATATACGATGATACCATTTGAACTCATAGGGAGAAATATTATACTACAAATTCTTGgtgtatttttttctctgtttcatATCACTTGACATATAACAGGTTCTTTTTGGCAGAGACGATTGATACTACAAATATAGTAACTTTGTCCTTCTGGAACTTGAATATAATCATGTCCAGTCCGATACACTATTGGATTTTTTCCTGGATTACATGTTCTGCAATTACAAAACAATCAAATCAACGTAAGTTACATGCTATATGATTATTGTGTTTGTAGCTGAGAAGCAGATGATACTAACCTAGAATATCACCAGCTTTAATGGTCTTGTTTTTAGGCCAATCACTGATTCC
Coding sequences:
- the LOC106756863 gene encoding formate dehydrogenase, mitochondrial isoform X1, translating into MSDNTQEAQEYLVEVLATTTQETVVTPLDNVVTPLDNTSSKNVSGEKKKIVGVFYKGNEYAKLNPDFVGCVEGALGIRQWLESQGHQYIVTDDKAGSDSELERNLSDAHVIISTPFHPAYVTAERIKKAKNLELLLTAGIGSDHIDLKAAAAAGITVAEVTGSNVVSVAEDELMRILILIRNFLPGYHQAVNGEWNVAGIAYRAYDLEGKTVGTVGAGRIGKLLLQRLKPFNCNLLYFDRIRMDPGLEKEIGAKFEEDLDAMLPKCDVIVINTPLTEQTRGLFDKDKISKCKKGVLIVNNARGAIMDTQAVADACSNGHVAGYSGDVWFPQPAPKDHPWRYMPNHAMTPHVSGTTIDAQLRYAAGVKDMLDRHFRGEDFPEQNYIVKEGQLASQYR
- the LOC106756863 gene encoding formate dehydrogenase, mitochondrial isoform X2, producing the protein MAMKRAAGSSAIRSLFSSTFFRNLHVSGEKKKIVGVFYKGNEYAKLNPDFVGCVEGALGIRQWLESQGHQYIVTDDKAGSDSELERNLSDAHVIISTPFHPAYVTAERIKKAKNLELLLTAGIGSDHIDLKAAAAAGITVAEVTGSNVVSVAEDELMRILILIRNFLPGYHQAVNGEWNVAGIAYRAYDLEGKTVGTVGAGRIGKLLLQRLKPFNCNLLYFDRIRMDPGLEKEIGAKFEEDLDAMLPKCDVIVINTPLTEQTRGLFDKDKISKCKKGVLIVNNARGAIMDTQAVADACSNGHVAGYSGDVWFPQPAPKDHPWRYMPNHAMTPHVSGTTIDAQLRYAAGVKDMLDRHFRGEDFPEQNYIVKEGQLASQYR